In Microbacterium lushaniae, the following are encoded in one genomic region:
- a CDS encoding 2-hydroxyacyl-CoA dehydratase family protein: MREGRLDSAVAATAYQREWFQSLRRTSGPDAPIAFVNADAPHEVFRAMGIPYVVNQWWASVIAAKRRGPESLRRLSALGLPDDSRQYDALALGAQDLPADEAPWGGLPTPAFAVAERGGDVTHKIFELWGQRPGTETFLLSRTAADPAPEGWWEHVAEGWEEVFGRERIDLLAAEIDDLIAWLEERTGRRFDHSRLAEIMALGNEQAQWNRRTRDLLAAARPTPVAVTDSIPSVMVPQWHRGSEWAVTAAKRLHDEVAARIERGDAVCRDERRRLMWIGRGLWSDLEMYRSFQEEFGAVFVWSMYLAIAADGYARYGPDPVRALAARFVGITDLLYVPPMSSSWYVKEALAHGVDGVVHLVADDTPGASFISAALEERGIPVLEIRANNADSRSTEDARVGERIAGFLRTRVPARH, from the coding sequence ATGCGTGAGGGCAGACTCGACAGCGCGGTGGCCGCGACGGCGTACCAGCGCGAGTGGTTCCAGTCCCTGCGGAGGACCAGCGGCCCCGACGCGCCGATCGCGTTCGTGAACGCCGACGCGCCGCACGAGGTCTTCCGGGCGATGGGCATCCCCTACGTCGTGAACCAGTGGTGGGCCTCGGTCATCGCCGCCAAACGCCGCGGCCCCGAGAGCCTCCGCCGCCTGAGCGCGCTGGGCCTGCCGGACGACAGTCGCCAGTACGACGCGCTGGCCCTGGGTGCGCAGGATCTTCCCGCGGACGAGGCGCCGTGGGGCGGACTGCCCACCCCCGCCTTCGCCGTCGCCGAGCGCGGTGGCGACGTCACCCACAAGATCTTCGAGCTGTGGGGGCAGCGCCCGGGCACCGAGACGTTCCTGCTGTCGCGCACCGCGGCCGACCCCGCACCCGAGGGCTGGTGGGAGCACGTCGCCGAAGGGTGGGAGGAGGTCTTCGGGCGCGAGCGGATCGACCTGCTCGCCGCCGAGATCGACGACCTGATCGCCTGGCTGGAGGAGCGCACCGGCCGGAGGTTCGATCATTCGCGCCTGGCCGAGATCATGGCGCTCGGCAACGAGCAGGCCCAGTGGAACCGCCGCACGCGCGATCTGCTGGCCGCCGCCCGGCCCACCCCCGTCGCGGTCACCGACTCCATCCCCAGTGTCATGGTGCCGCAGTGGCACCGCGGCAGCGAGTGGGCCGTGACCGCGGCCAAGCGACTGCACGACGAGGTCGCCGCGCGCATCGAGCGCGGCGACGCCGTGTGCCGCGACGAGCGGCGGCGACTCATGTGGATCGGCCGCGGCCTGTGGTCGGACCTGGAGATGTACCGCTCTTTCCAGGAGGAGTTCGGGGCGGTGTTCGTGTGGTCGATGTACCTCGCCATCGCCGCCGACGGGTACGCACGCTACGGCCCCGATCCCGTGCGCGCCCTCGCGGCACGGTTCGTGGGGATCACCGACCTGCTGTACGTGCCGCCGATGTCCTCCAGCTGGTACGTCAAGGAGGCTCTGGCCCACGGCGTGGACGGCGTGGTGCATCTGGTCGCCGACGACACCCCCGGCGCATCCTTCATCAGCGCGGCCCTCGAGGAGCGCGGCATCCCGGTGCTGGAGATCCGGGCGAACAACGCCGATTCGCGCTCCACCGAGGACGCCCGGGTGGGTGAACGCATCGCCGGGTTCCTCCGCACGCGCGTGCCGGCGCGGCACTGA
- a CDS encoding 2-hydroxyacyl-CoA dehydratase family protein: MTAGAAVGIVGNDVPRQIVFAAGAIPHRLTGSWSAPLAGEAVAHLGSVDPPAAAILTELLGGAGPALDAIVVCNDSQANLRLFYVLRMLRGAGIPPVHLLDLPRQDSPATRRFARAQLAALTAFCEGVTGSTPDAAAWREAARQERAVGDAVARLQARRRAQPPEVGGTMALTALLAAASVPPAAAVELLDAAAEPRAGGVRVHVTGSNHPDPSVYAAVEASGATIVSDDHDTGDLSWLGAAVEAPDADAVHAGLVDAHFARSTGSAVATIAERATTTRAMAVAAHADVVLALIRQGDEAPLWDLAATGDALAGAGIALHRSVGITAEGLDGAVARAVAGVTGGTEEHHA; this comes from the coding sequence GTGACCGCCGGGGCGGCCGTCGGGATCGTCGGCAACGACGTCCCCCGCCAGATCGTCTTCGCCGCCGGTGCAATCCCGCACCGTCTCACGGGCAGCTGGTCCGCACCGCTCGCCGGTGAGGCGGTCGCGCACCTGGGCAGCGTCGACCCGCCGGCGGCGGCGATCCTGACGGAGCTGCTCGGCGGCGCGGGTCCTGCGCTGGACGCGATCGTGGTGTGCAACGACTCCCAGGCGAACCTGCGGCTGTTCTACGTGCTGCGCATGCTGCGCGGCGCGGGCATCCCGCCCGTGCACCTGCTGGACCTGCCGCGTCAGGACTCGCCGGCCACGCGCCGTTTCGCGCGAGCGCAGCTGGCGGCGCTCACGGCGTTCTGCGAAGGCGTCACCGGCTCCACCCCGGATGCGGCCGCCTGGCGGGAGGCGGCGAGGCAGGAGCGCGCCGTGGGCGACGCCGTCGCGCGCCTGCAGGCCCGGCGACGCGCCCAGCCGCCGGAGGTCGGCGGGACGATGGCTCTCACGGCCCTGCTGGCCGCCGCATCCGTCCCCCCCGCCGCCGCGGTCGAGCTGCTGGATGCCGCGGCCGAGCCGCGCGCGGGCGGCGTGCGCGTGCACGTCACCGGCAGCAACCACCCCGACCCGTCGGTGTACGCCGCGGTCGAGGCATCCGGGGCGACGATCGTCTCCGACGACCACGACACCGGCGACCTCTCGTGGCTCGGAGCCGCCGTCGAGGCCCCGGACGCCGACGCAGTCCACGCGGGCCTCGTCGACGCGCACTTCGCGCGGTCGACCGGCTCGGCCGTCGCCACGATCGCCGAGCGCGCGACCACGACGCGGGCGATGGCCGTGGCGGCCCACGCCGACGTCGTGCTGGCGCTCATCCGGCAGGGCGATGAGGCGCCGCTGTGGGATCTCGCCGCGACCGGCGATGCGCTCGCCGGCGCCGGGATCGCGCTGCACCGCAGCGTGGGGATCACCGCCGAGGGGCTCGACGGGGCCGTCGCCCGTGCGGTGGCCGGCGTGACCGGCGGAACGGAGGAGCACCATGCGTGA
- a CDS encoding CaiB/BaiF CoA transferase family protein, producing the protein MSTKRGPLHGKTVLDLTTALAGPYATLLLAGLGARVIKIENPTRGGDSSRNNSPYVTGEGLSLQRTSAQDMSVSMMVRGRNKESITLNLKHPRSREVFLELAREADIVVENYSAGVTERLGIDYAAVRKVNPRLVYTSISGFGAQGGDGKAMDTIIQALSGVMMTAGEPGDPPVRFGLPVGDLVAPLFAVIGTLSAVLHADKTGEGQHVDVSMLGSLTSLVACEPFDALESVGIPLRTGAVVPRLAPFGTFRAVDGWFAICAPTDAFAAGLLRAIGRPDLVDDPEYATRDARVRNAGDLHGRIQEWSARRPLSEVLAALEANAVPAAPVRDTAEAVRDELVLSRKEVVPLVHPEFGFVEGLYGSGLPVTFSRSATDLSRPAPGLGEQTELVLGALLGYDDATIDQLRAEGVL; encoded by the coding sequence ATGAGCACGAAGAGGGGACCCCTGCACGGCAAGACGGTGCTGGATCTGACGACGGCACTGGCCGGTCCGTACGCCACCCTCCTGCTGGCGGGGCTGGGCGCACGCGTCATCAAGATCGAGAACCCGACGCGCGGCGGCGACTCATCGCGCAACAACTCGCCCTACGTCACCGGGGAGGGCCTCAGTCTGCAGCGGACGTCGGCGCAGGACATGTCCGTGTCGATGATGGTGCGCGGTCGCAACAAGGAGAGCATCACCCTCAATCTGAAGCATCCGCGCAGCCGGGAGGTGTTCCTCGAACTCGCCCGCGAGGCCGACATCGTCGTGGAGAACTACAGTGCAGGGGTGACCGAGCGGCTCGGCATCGACTACGCCGCCGTGCGGAAGGTGAACCCCCGCCTCGTCTACACCTCCATCAGCGGCTTCGGCGCACAGGGCGGCGACGGCAAGGCGATGGACACGATCATCCAGGCCCTCAGCGGCGTCATGATGACCGCCGGCGAACCCGGCGACCCGCCGGTGCGGTTCGGCCTGCCCGTCGGCGACCTCGTCGCCCCGCTGTTCGCCGTGATCGGGACGCTGTCCGCCGTGCTGCACGCCGACAAGACCGGCGAAGGCCAGCATGTGGACGTGTCGATGCTGGGAAGTCTCACCTCCCTCGTCGCGTGCGAGCCGTTCGACGCACTCGAGTCGGTCGGCATCCCACTGCGCACGGGCGCCGTCGTCCCGCGCCTGGCGCCGTTCGGCACGTTCCGGGCCGTGGACGGCTGGTTCGCGATCTGCGCCCCCACCGACGCGTTCGCGGCAGGGCTCCTGCGCGCCATCGGGCGTCCCGACCTCGTCGATGACCCCGAGTACGCCACGCGCGATGCCCGCGTGCGCAACGCCGGAGACCTGCACGGCCGCATCCAGGAGTGGTCGGCTCGCCGCCCGCTCAGCGAGGTGCTCGCAGCCCTGGAGGCCAACGCCGTTCCGGCGGCCCCGGTGCGCGACACCGCCGAGGCCGTGCGGGACGAACTCGTCCTCTCGCGCAAGGAGGTCGTCCCCCTCGTGCACCCGGAGTTCGGATTCGTCGAGGGGCTCTACGGAAGCGGGCTGCCGGTGACCTTCTCCCGGAGCGCGACCGACCTGTCGCGCCCCGCACCCGGGCTGGGGGAGCAGACGGAGCTGGTCCTGGGCGCGCTGCTCGGCTACGACGACGCGACCATCGACCAGCTGCGGGCCGAAGGGGTGCTGTGA
- a CDS encoding CapA family protein: MITVLATGDLVLETPDATALLAAAAPVLAGGDVVIGHLEVPHVDVGRVLTTDVPALPAPPSALDAVAAAGFDVLTLAGNHVFDFGPEGIAETRRHCAERGMLTAGAGEDLAEALAPAIVTGGEREVAVLSVNCVGPRETWATSLKPGAAYIEVVTHYETRGANPGGPPRIYTFAEQRSLQRVADAVRETAATGAVVVVALHKGLVHVPAEIADYEGEISHAMVDAGAHVVIGHHAHILKGVEIYRGRPIFHGLGNFATVTKALSAKPGDAAERSAWARQRVRLFGFVPDPAMPDYPFHPESRHTVIARADVSEDGTVSASLVPCWIDDDAVPVPTGASERGEAVAQYVRAITAEAGFQTEFAWHDDRLLVAQGGAAR, from the coding sequence ATGATCACCGTGCTCGCCACCGGCGATCTCGTGCTCGAGACGCCGGATGCCACCGCTCTGCTCGCCGCCGCCGCTCCCGTGCTGGCCGGTGGGGACGTCGTGATCGGTCACCTCGAAGTACCGCACGTGGACGTCGGTCGCGTCCTCACGACCGACGTGCCCGCACTTCCGGCACCCCCCAGCGCGCTGGACGCCGTCGCAGCCGCCGGATTCGACGTGCTCACCCTCGCCGGCAACCACGTGTTCGACTTCGGCCCGGAGGGGATCGCCGAGACCCGGCGGCACTGCGCCGAGCGCGGGATGCTGACCGCCGGCGCCGGAGAAGACCTCGCCGAAGCCCTCGCCCCGGCGATCGTCACGGGCGGTGAGCGCGAGGTCGCAGTCCTCAGCGTGAACTGCGTCGGGCCGCGGGAGACGTGGGCAACGTCGCTGAAGCCCGGCGCCGCCTACATCGAGGTGGTCACCCACTACGAGACCCGCGGGGCCAACCCCGGCGGCCCGCCGCGCATCTACACCTTCGCCGAGCAGCGCTCGCTGCAGCGTGTGGCCGACGCCGTCCGCGAGACGGCCGCCACGGGCGCCGTCGTCGTGGTGGCCCTGCACAAGGGACTCGTGCACGTGCCGGCCGAGATCGCCGATTACGAGGGCGAGATCTCCCACGCGATGGTGGATGCGGGCGCCCACGTCGTCATCGGACACCACGCACACATCCTCAAGGGGGTGGAGATCTACCGCGGCCGGCCGATCTTCCATGGCCTGGGCAACTTCGCCACTGTCACGAAGGCCCTCTCGGCCAAGCCCGGCGACGCCGCCGAGCGGTCGGCGTGGGCACGGCAGCGCGTGCGCCTGTTCGGGTTCGTCCCCGACCCGGCGATGCCGGACTACCCGTTCCACCCCGAGAGCCGCCACACCGTGATCGCGCGTGCGGACGTGTCCGAGGACGGGACGGTGTCGGCGTCGCTGGTCCCGTGCTGGATCGACGACGACGCGGTGCCCGTGCCCACCGGCGCATCCGAGCGGGGTGAGGCGGTGGCCCAGTACGTTCGGGCCATCACGGCCGAGGCCGGGTTCCAGACCGAGTTCGCATGGCACGACGACCGACTTCTGGTCGCGCAGGGAGGAGCAGCACGATGA
- a CDS encoding amino acid ABC transporter ATP-binding protein, whose product MSVERTTVPVLEVVGVEKRFGEHAALDGVDLRVEDSEVVAVLGPSGSGKSTLVRCIDQLESIDAGSMYLDGQLLGYEAHRGHLRPLRDVDVQRQRRRMGMVFQQFNLFPHWTVLRNITEAPVTVHGVAPAEAKRRAMELLERVGLADKAHAHPRQLSGGQQQRVAIARAVAANPRVLLFDEPTSSLDPELVDEVLQVIKDLAVSGMTMVVVTHELAFARSVADRCVFMAEGKVIEDRPAREFFESPQSTRLQAFLTRTAQTETPSR is encoded by the coding sequence ATGAGCGTCGAACGCACCACGGTGCCCGTGCTCGAGGTCGTCGGGGTCGAGAAGCGCTTCGGCGAGCACGCAGCCCTCGACGGCGTCGACCTGCGGGTCGAGGACTCCGAGGTCGTCGCGGTGCTCGGCCCGTCCGGCTCGGGCAAGTCCACCCTCGTGCGCTGCATCGACCAGCTGGAGTCGATCGACGCCGGCTCGATGTACCTCGACGGGCAGCTGCTCGGCTACGAGGCCCACCGCGGGCATCTCCGCCCGCTCCGCGACGTCGATGTGCAGCGTCAGCGGCGCCGCATGGGGATGGTGTTCCAGCAGTTCAACCTCTTCCCGCACTGGACGGTGCTGCGCAACATCACCGAGGCGCCCGTCACCGTCCACGGGGTCGCACCCGCCGAGGCGAAGCGGCGCGCGATGGAACTGCTGGAGCGGGTCGGTCTCGCCGACAAGGCCCACGCGCACCCGCGCCAGCTCTCCGGCGGCCAGCAGCAGCGCGTCGCGATCGCGCGCGCCGTCGCGGCCAACCCGCGCGTGCTCCTGTTCGACGAACCGACCAGCTCGCTGGACCCCGAGCTCGTCGACGAGGTGCTGCAGGTCATCAAAGACCTCGCCGTCTCGGGGATGACGATGGTCGTCGTCACGCACGAACTCGCCTTCGCCCGCAGCGTCGCCGACCGCTGCGTGTTCATGGCCGAGGGCAAGGTGATTGAGGACCGGCCCGCGCGGGAGTTCTTCGAGTCCCCGCAGTCCACGCGTCTGCAGGCATTCCTCACGCGCACGGCGCAGACGGAGACGCCGTCGCGATGA
- a CDS encoding amino acid ABC transporter permease — translation MTTPIITPPRAGSVDVADARPRFRPWRLVIGVLLALAVVQLAVFLATNDRFEWGVVAQYLFAPSVLLGLLMSLMLTAVGMVLGSLLGTALAAGQLADFAPVRWACVVFVGVFRGVPPLVQLIFWYNLAYLVPKLAVGVPFGPELFAWNTNDVITPLTAAIIGLSLHEAAYMAEIIRAGILSVDQGQRDAAKAMGFSPWRTFSRVILPQAMRVIIPPTGSQVIALLKGTSLVSVIAMGDLLHSVQVIYNRTYEVVPMLLVAVIWYLVVVTLLTLVQRRVEARFNRGLARTTRARRTVQRLEAAA, via the coding sequence GTGACCACCCCCATCATCACACCGCCGCGCGCGGGCAGTGTGGATGTCGCCGACGCCCGCCCCCGGTTCCGGCCGTGGCGCCTGGTCATCGGCGTGCTCCTCGCGCTCGCCGTCGTCCAGCTCGCCGTCTTCCTCGCCACCAACGACCGGTTCGAATGGGGCGTGGTGGCGCAGTACCTCTTCGCACCCTCCGTCCTGCTGGGCCTGCTCATGTCGCTCATGCTCACGGCCGTGGGCATGGTGCTGGGCTCGCTGCTGGGCACCGCCCTCGCGGCCGGGCAGCTGGCGGATTTCGCGCCGGTCCGCTGGGCCTGCGTCGTGTTCGTGGGCGTCTTCCGCGGCGTCCCCCCGCTCGTGCAGCTGATCTTCTGGTACAACCTCGCCTACCTCGTCCCCAAGCTCGCCGTCGGCGTGCCGTTCGGGCCGGAACTGTTCGCGTGGAACACCAACGACGTCATCACGCCGCTGACCGCGGCCATCATCGGGCTGTCGCTGCACGAGGCGGCGTACATGGCGGAGATCATCCGCGCGGGCATCCTCTCCGTGGACCAGGGGCAGCGGGATGCGGCCAAGGCGATGGGCTTCTCGCCGTGGCGCACGTTCAGCCGCGTCATCCTGCCGCAGGCGATGCGGGTCATCATCCCCCCGACCGGGTCGCAGGTGATCGCGCTGCTGAAGGGCACGTCGCTCGTGAGCGTCATCGCGATGGGCGACCTGCTGCATTCGGTGCAGGTCATCTACAACCGCACCTACGAGGTCGTGCCCATGCTGCTGGTCGCCGTCATCTGGTACCTCGTCGTGGTGACCCTCCTCACGCTCGTGCAGCGCCGGGTGGAAGCCCGGTTCAACCGCGGACTCGCGCGCACCACGCGCGCGCGCCGCACCGTCCAGCGGCTGGAGGCTGCAGCATGA
- a CDS encoding transporter substrate-binding domain-containing protein, whose protein sequence is MRAKIALVPLVAVLALAGCASPGEPASEGEPVVDAPVGEDAPLYDLLPDEIKEAGVITMAGDTHPPYRTIEDDGSFTGIDPDMQAALAEQLGVEFEIVTSSGLDAMLTGMLSGRYDAFNGPVRATPEREADFDAVVWMTTRTSYVFPAERADDFPDSEAVCGQRVAGVVGSVTETQLQRLDDWCTGEGLEPTEFVGLEDTNSTILALNSGRADLVGTTQASAIDLLATQQDKYDYVMQTDEQGAGVDLLAMFMPKDSGLAEPMLAAFEAIFDSGRYAEIMAEYDIEDAQVEAPVLNPNTGG, encoded by the coding sequence ATGCGAGCAAAGATCGCTCTCGTCCCGCTGGTGGCCGTGCTGGCCCTCGCCGGCTGCGCCTCGCCCGGTGAACCGGCGTCCGAGGGGGAGCCCGTCGTCGACGCCCCCGTGGGCGAAGACGCACCGCTGTACGACCTGCTGCCCGACGAGATCAAGGAAGCCGGCGTCATCACGATGGCCGGCGACACGCATCCGCCCTACCGCACGATCGAGGACGACGGCTCCTTCACCGGCATCGACCCCGACATGCAGGCAGCGCTCGCCGAGCAGCTGGGCGTCGAGTTCGAGATCGTGACGTCGTCGGGACTGGACGCGATGCTCACCGGCATGCTCTCCGGCCGCTACGACGCCTTCAACGGTCCCGTCCGCGCGACCCCCGAACGGGAGGCCGACTTCGACGCCGTCGTGTGGATGACCACGCGCACGAGCTACGTCTTCCCGGCCGAGCGCGCCGACGACTTCCCCGACAGCGAGGCGGTGTGCGGCCAGCGCGTCGCGGGCGTCGTCGGATCCGTCACCGAGACGCAGCTGCAGCGCCTCGACGACTGGTGCACCGGCGAGGGCCTCGAGCCGACCGAGTTCGTGGGCCTGGAGGACACCAACTCCACGATCCTCGCGCTGAACTCCGGCCGCGCCGACCTCGTCGGCACGACGCAGGCGTCCGCGATCGATCTCCTCGCCACCCAGCAGGACAAGTACGACTACGTCATGCAGACCGATGAGCAGGGCGCAGGGGTGGACCTCCTGGCGATGTTCATGCCGAAGGACTCGGGGCTCGCCGAGCCGATGCTGGCCGCGTTCGAGGCCATCTTCGACAGCGGCCGGTACGCCGAGATCATGGCCGAGTACGACATCGAGGACGCCCAGGTCGAGGCGCCCGTCCTCAACCCGAACACCGGCGGCTGA
- a CDS encoding serine hydrolase, producing the protein MAPTPDSSRDTAPLRASGRTGGRRPPRRTGAGRRSFTSTLAALDELATSGARVAVRVADLDRGTTVLAGDDNDTLPVGGLGVVPLLVEVAAAFEDGRLNPLEIVDRSAVEPVSVSGVWQHLKAPALPLVDLAVLAASTGDALAANALLRRVGLPAVRARLEALGLERTALLDRFRDRRGPDDAPQVALGSARELATLFSALVNSRAVSARVSAQVAEWLSLNTDLSLVASATGLDPFAHEDDGHGLLFVNKTGRGDGVRAEAGVLAGPRAGVSYALIVCFDDLSIAHRLRAHDAFRILGLELMEYVF; encoded by the coding sequence GTGGCCCCCACCCCGGACTCGTCGCGCGACACCGCGCCCCTGCGGGCTTCGGGCCGCACGGGCGGGCGTCGCCCGCCGCGACGGACGGGGGCGGGGCGACGGTCGTTCACGTCGACGCTCGCCGCCCTGGACGAGCTCGCGACCTCGGGAGCGCGGGTGGCGGTGCGGGTGGCGGATCTGGATCGCGGCACCACGGTGCTCGCCGGCGACGACAACGACACGCTGCCCGTCGGGGGGCTCGGCGTCGTGCCGCTCCTGGTGGAGGTGGCCGCGGCGTTCGAGGACGGCCGGCTCAATCCGCTGGAGATCGTCGACCGATCCGCCGTGGAACCGGTGTCGGTCTCGGGCGTGTGGCAGCACCTGAAGGCGCCGGCGCTGCCGCTTGTGGATCTGGCGGTGCTCGCCGCATCCACCGGTGACGCGCTCGCGGCCAACGCCCTGCTCCGACGCGTCGGGCTTCCCGCCGTGCGGGCGCGCCTGGAAGCGCTCGGTCTGGAGCGCACAGCCCTGCTCGACCGGTTCCGCGACCGGCGCGGACCCGACGATGCGCCGCAGGTGGCCCTGGGGTCGGCGCGCGAGCTGGCCACCCTGTTCTCCGCGCTGGTGAACTCGCGAGCGGTCAGCGCGCGGGTCAGCGCACAGGTCGCCGAATGGCTGAGCCTCAACACCGACCTCAGCCTGGTCGCCTCGGCGACGGGGCTCGACCCGTTCGCGCATGAGGACGACGGCCACGGGCTGCTGTTCGTCAACAAGACCGGCCGCGGCGACGGGGTGCGCGCGGAGGCCGGAGTGCTCGCCGGCCCGCGCGCGGGGGTGTCGTACGCGCTGATCGTGTGCTTCGACGACCTCTCCATCGCGCATCGGCTGCGCGCGCACGACGCCTTCCGCATCCTGGGTCTCGAGCTCATGGAGTACGTGTTCTGA
- a CDS encoding M13 family metallopeptidase — MTDTPGSGIALDELSDQIRPQDDLFRHVNGRWLERTEIPEDKARWGSFHLIAEQAEKHVRTIVEESQGAEPGTETRKIGDLFTSFMDTARIDELGAAPLTEQLARVDAVDSIPSLLHTIGGFERDGVSGLIALFVEPDPGNPKRYLPVLYQGGLSLPDESYYRLENFEETRVAYRGHIQRILALAGVADAAADADGAFALETDLATHHWSREDSRDAVKTYNLRTWDDLVAAAGVDLAPWRDAIAPGYPDAFAEVVVYQPSFLESFAVLLTEERLAEWKSWLRFKVVHAAAAFLSDPFVEENFAFYGTQLTGVPVNRERWKRGVGLVEAALGEAVGKVYVERHFPPAAKEAMDELVANLVEAYRESISELEWMSPDTRRRALAKLDAFTPKIGYPVKWKDYSDLEIDPADLVGNVRRAHVWEHDRQLAKVGQPIDRDEWYMTPQTVNAYYNPLMNEIVFPAAILQYPFFDADRDAAANYGGIGAVIGHEIGHGFDDQGSRFDGDGSLRDWWTEADRTAFEERTSRLVEQYNALVPQGLSPEHHVNGALTIGENIGDLGGLGIAIKAYRLHTAEAGAPEIDGFTGIQRLLLSWAQIWQQKGREAETIRLLTIDPHSPNEFRCNQIVRNIDAFYDAFGVEPSDALWLDESQRVTIW; from the coding sequence ATGACCGACACCCCTGGCTCCGGCATCGCGCTCGACGAACTCAGCGACCAGATCCGCCCGCAGGACGACCTCTTCCGCCACGTCAACGGACGGTGGCTCGAGCGCACCGAGATCCCCGAGGACAAGGCCCGCTGGGGGTCGTTCCACCTCATCGCCGAGCAGGCCGAGAAGCACGTGCGGACCATCGTCGAGGAGTCGCAGGGCGCCGAGCCGGGCACCGAGACCCGCAAGATCGGCGACCTCTTCACGAGCTTCATGGACACCGCGCGCATCGACGAGCTGGGGGCGGCTCCGCTGACCGAGCAGCTGGCGCGCGTCGACGCGGTCGACAGCATCCCGAGCCTCCTGCACACGATCGGCGGCTTCGAGCGCGACGGCGTCAGCGGGCTGATCGCGCTGTTCGTCGAACCCGACCCCGGCAATCCGAAGCGCTACCTGCCCGTGCTCTATCAGGGGGGCCTCTCGCTGCCGGATGAGAGCTACTACCGGCTGGAGAACTTCGAGGAGACCCGCGTCGCGTACCGGGGCCACATCCAGCGCATCCTCGCTCTTGCGGGGGTCGCGGATGCAGCCGCCGACGCCGACGGCGCCTTCGCGCTGGAGACCGACCTGGCCACGCACCACTGGAGCCGCGAAGACAGCCGCGACGCGGTGAAGACCTACAACCTGCGCACGTGGGACGACCTGGTCGCCGCGGCCGGCGTCGACCTGGCGCCGTGGCGGGACGCGATCGCGCCCGGATATCCCGACGCCTTCGCCGAGGTCGTGGTCTATCAGCCGAGCTTCCTGGAATCCTTCGCCGTGCTGCTGACCGAGGAGCGGCTGGCGGAGTGGAAGTCGTGGCTGCGGTTCAAGGTCGTGCACGCCGCGGCGGCGTTCCTGTCCGACCCGTTCGTGGAGGAGAACTTCGCGTTCTACGGCACGCAGCTCACCGGCGTCCCCGTCAACCGGGAGCGCTGGAAGCGCGGCGTGGGCCTGGTGGAGGCCGCGCTCGGGGAGGCCGTGGGCAAGGTCTACGTGGAGCGTCACTTCCCGCCCGCGGCCAAGGAGGCGATGGACGAACTCGTCGCCAACCTCGTCGAGGCGTACCGCGAGAGCATCTCGGAGCTGGAGTGGATGAGCCCCGACACGCGCCGGCGGGCGCTGGCGAAGCTCGACGCGTTCACGCCCAAGATCGGCTACCCCGTGAAGTGGAAGGACTACTCCGACCTGGAGATCGATCCGGCCGACCTCGTCGGCAACGTCCGCCGGGCGCACGTGTGGGAGCACGACCGCCAGCTCGCCAAGGTCGGCCAGCCCATCGACCGGGACGAGTGGTACATGACGCCGCAGACGGTCAACGCCTACTACAACCCGCTCATGAACGAGATCGTCTTCCCCGCCGCGATCCTGCAGTACCCCTTCTTCGACGCCGATCGGGATGCGGCCGCCAACTACGGCGGCATCGGCGCGGTCATCGGACACGAGATCGGCCACGGCTTCGACGATCAGGGCAGCCGCTTCGACGGCGACGGGTCCCTGCGGGACTGGTGGACCGAAGCCGACCGCACCGCGTTCGAGGAGCGCACCTCCCGGCTCGTCGAGCAGTACAACGCCCTCGTGCCGCAGGGGCTGTCGCCGGAGCACCACGTCAACGGCGCCCTCACGATCGGTGAGAACATCGGCGACCTGGGGGGCCTCGGGATCGCGATCAAGGCGTACCGGCTGCACACCGCCGAGGCGGGGGCGCCCGAGATCGACGGGTTCACCGGCATCCAGCGGCTCCTGCTGAGCTGGGCCCAGATCTGGCAGCAGAAGGGCCGTGAGGCCGAGACGATCCGCCTGCTGACGATCGACCCGCACTCGCCGAATGAGTTCCGCTGCAACCAGATCGTGCGTAACATCGACGCGTTCTATGACGCCTTCGGCGTGGAGCCCTCCGACGCCCTGTGGCTCGACGAGAGCCAGCGCGTCACGATCTGGTAG